A single uncultured Methanobrevibacter sp. DNA region contains:
- a CDS encoding phosphoribosylanthranilate isomerase encodes MVKIKICGLKRLEDIEIVNKYKPDYIGFVFANSKRKVSHELASEMKSNLSPDIVSVGVFVDADADEIVKLFDEGIIEIAQLHGSESEDYIRKLKENTNYELKIINAIEMSDEKDLMEYDNSISDYLLLDSGKGSGRTFDWNLIRNDLNKDFFLAGGINISNISKAISEFKPYAIDLSSGVETDGFKDEFKIKEIMEVIR; translated from the coding sequence ATGGTTAAAATCAAAATCTGCGGACTTAAGAGATTGGAGGATATAGAAATTGTTAATAAATATAAGCCAGATTATATAGGTTTTGTCTTTGCAAATTCAAAAAGAAAGGTTTCTCATGAATTGGCATCAGAAATGAAAAGCAATTTAAGTCCTGATATTGTGTCTGTTGGGGTTTTTGTAGATGCCGATGCTGATGAAATCGTAAAGTTATTCGATGAAGGCATTATTGAAATTGCTCAACTTCATGGTAGTGAAAGTGAAGATTATATTAGGAAATTAAAAGAAAATACAAACTATGAACTGAAAATAATTAATGCAATTGAAATGTCTGATGAAAAAGACTTGATGGAATATGACAATTCAATTTCTGATTATCTATTGCTTGACAGTGGTAAGGGTAGTGGAAGAACTTTCGACTGGAATTTAATACGAAATGACTTAAACAAAGACTTCTTTTTAGCTGGGGGAATTAATATTTCGAATATATCCAAAGCTATAAGTGAATTTAAACCTTATGCAATAGATTTAAGTTCTGGTGTTGAAACTGATGGATTTAAAGATGAATTTAAAATCAAAGAGATTATGGAGGTAATACGTTGA